From the genome of Terriglobales bacterium, one region includes:
- the trmFO gene encoding methylenetetrahydrofolate--tRNA-(uracil(54)-C(5))-methyltransferase (FADH(2)-oxidizing) TrmFO yields MTAPIRIIGGGLAGCEAAWQCARRGLEVELFEMRPVRSTPAHQTGDLAELVCSNSLKSDMENTAPWLLKEEMRRAGSLLLECAREVAVPAGHALAVDRAAFAARVTRAIEAEPLIRLRREEVTRIEEDDGFWIIASGPLTSDALSAEIGRLSGASHLAFYDSISPIVEADSIDMERVYFAARYDKGTPDYINCPFTREEYDRFYDALIAAQSVDGHDWEKLNYFEGCLPIEELARRGRDTLRFGPMKPVGLRDPRTGRQPYAVVQLRRESLRADSYNLVGFQNHLKFGEQARVLRLIPGLENARFLRYGQIHRNTYINAPALLAETLALRAHPRVFFAGQICGVEGYVESIAAGLMAGLHVAALAGGVAPLPPPRETALGSLVHYITHSDARDFQPANITFDLLPPLERRVHDRAERHRLQCERALHAFDRWRDTAQALGCVRTEAAS; encoded by the coding sequence TTGACGGCTCCCATTCGCATCATCGGCGGCGGGCTGGCGGGCTGCGAGGCGGCGTGGCAGTGCGCGCGCCGCGGTCTGGAGGTCGAGCTGTTCGAGATGCGCCCGGTGCGCTCGACGCCTGCCCATCAAACCGGCGACCTCGCTGAACTGGTGTGCTCGAACTCGCTCAAGAGCGATATGGAAAATACCGCGCCCTGGCTGCTGAAGGAGGAAATGCGCCGCGCCGGGTCGCTGCTGCTGGAGTGTGCGCGCGAAGTAGCCGTGCCGGCGGGCCACGCGCTGGCCGTGGACCGCGCGGCCTTCGCCGCGCGCGTCACCCGTGCCATCGAAGCCGAGCCCCTCATCCGCTTGCGGCGCGAGGAAGTCACGCGCATCGAGGAAGACGATGGCTTTTGGATCATCGCCAGCGGCCCGCTCACCTCGGACGCGCTTTCGGCTGAAATCGGGCGGCTTAGCGGCGCGTCGCACCTGGCTTTTTACGATTCCATCAGCCCCATCGTGGAAGCCGACTCCATCGACATGGAACGCGTTTATTTCGCGGCGCGCTACGACAAGGGCACACCTGATTACATCAACTGTCCGTTCACCAGGGAAGAGTATGACCGCTTCTATGACGCGCTGATCGCCGCCCAATCCGTGGACGGCCACGACTGGGAGAAGCTCAACTACTTCGAGGGCTGCCTGCCCATTGAGGAGCTCGCGCGGCGCGGCCGCGACACGCTGCGCTTCGGGCCGATGAAGCCGGTGGGGCTGCGCGACCCGCGCACCGGGAGGCAGCCGTACGCGGTGGTGCAGCTCCGCCGCGAGAGCCTGCGCGCCGATTCCTACAACCTGGTCGGCTTCCAGAACCACCTTAAGTTCGGGGAACAGGCGCGCGTCCTGCGGCTTATCCCCGGGCTGGAAAACGCGCGCTTCCTGCGCTACGGCCAGATCCATCGCAACACCTACATCAACGCGCCGGCGCTGCTCGCGGAGACGCTGGCGCTGCGCGCGCACCCGCGCGTCTTCTTCGCCGGGCAGATTTGCGGCGTCGAGGGGTACGTGGAATCGATTGCCGCAGGGCTGATGGCCGGACTGCACGTTGCAGCCCTTGCGGGCGGCGTAGCGCCGCTGCCTCCGCCGCGTGAAACGGCGCTGGGCTCACTCGTTCACTACATCACGCACTCCGACGCGCGTGACTTTCAGCCGGCGAACATCACGTTCGATCTGCTGCCGCCGCTGGAGAGGAGAGTCCACGATCGCGCCGAGCGCCACCGCCTCCAATGCGAGCGGGCGCTTCACGCCTTCGACCGCTGGCGGGACACAGCCCAAGCCCTCGGGTGCGTCCGCACGGAAGCGGCCTCCTGA
- the der gene encoding ribosome biogenesis GTPase Der, with protein sequence MTNQTPTIAIVGRPNVGKSTLFNRILGIRRAIVGDEPGITRDRIYGEAEWLGRKLRVVDTGGIIPHEKELIPAEIFRQARVALEESLAVILVVDGRTELAAPDIELARLLLRTGKPLFLAVNKIDTPKLEAQVEDFRRLGIREMFPVSAEHGTGVAELLEAILERISPAAEGRLGTEGEQPAAVSETGEIKVAIIGRPNVGKSTLLNRLTGVPRAIVSEIPGTTRDAVDEAVERDGHWYRFIDTAGIRRKGKTKLMAEKLSVVMARKHLESADVALLMIDAVEGVTALDANIAGYAHESGRSVIVVVNKWDQVKVATERSRATRPVTPHEYEQRLRRKLKFLSYAPVLFISALDGRGVEKVFATVEQVAAERRKRVSTGEINRFLKTVDFERAGVPAAKKVKIYYMTQAATSPPTFILFTDRPVKLHFAYQRFLENQIRRAFGFAGTPIWIKNRARR encoded by the coding sequence ATGACCAACCAGACGCCAACCATTGCCATCGTGGGCCGGCCCAACGTCGGCAAGTCCACGCTCTTCAACCGCATTCTTGGGATACGGAGGGCCATCGTGGGCGACGAGCCCGGCATCACCCGTGACCGCATCTATGGCGAGGCCGAATGGCTTGGGCGAAAGCTGCGCGTGGTGGACACCGGGGGCATCATCCCGCACGAAAAAGAGCTCATCCCGGCCGAGATCTTCCGCCAGGCGAGAGTTGCGCTGGAAGAGAGTTTAGCCGTGATCCTGGTGGTCGACGGACGCACCGAACTGGCGGCGCCGGATATCGAGCTGGCGCGTCTCCTGCTGCGCACCGGCAAGCCCCTGTTCCTAGCGGTCAACAAGATCGACACTCCCAAGCTCGAAGCCCAAGTCGAAGACTTCCGGCGTCTGGGCATACGCGAGATGTTCCCGGTCTCGGCGGAGCACGGCACTGGCGTCGCCGAACTGCTGGAGGCGATTCTGGAGAGGATCTCGCCTGCCGCGGAAGGACGGCTTGGCACAGAAGGCGAGCAGCCGGCTGCGGTCAGCGAGACCGGCGAAATCAAGGTGGCGATCATCGGGCGGCCGAACGTCGGCAAATCCACGTTGCTGAACCGGCTCACCGGAGTTCCGCGCGCTATCGTCTCCGAGATTCCCGGCACCACGCGCGACGCTGTGGATGAAGCGGTGGAACGCGATGGCCACTGGTACCGCTTCATCGACACCGCCGGCATCCGCCGCAAAGGCAAGACCAAACTGATGGCGGAAAAGCTTTCGGTCGTCATGGCGCGCAAGCATCTGGAGTCAGCCGACGTCGCCCTGCTGATGATCGATGCCGTCGAAGGCGTGACCGCGCTCGACGCCAACATCGCCGGCTACGCGCACGAGAGCGGGCGCTCGGTCATCGTGGTGGTGAACAAGTGGGACCAGGTGAAGGTCGCGACCGAGCGTAGCCGGGCCACACGACCCGTGACGCCGCACGAATATGAGCAGCGTCTGAGACGCAAGCTAAAATTCCTGTCCTACGCGCCGGTGCTGTTCATCTCCGCGCTCGATGGACGTGGGGTGGAGAAGGTCTTCGCCACGGTCGAGCAGGTAGCGGCGGAGCGCAGAAAGCGAGTCTCCACCGGCGAGATCAATCGCTTCCTCAAGACCGTGGACTTCGAGCGCGCTGGCGTGCCGGCCGCAAAAAAAGTGAAGATCTACTACATGACGCAGGCCGCTACCTCTCCGCCGACATTCATCCTGTTCACCGACCGGCCGGTCAAGCTGCACTTCGCCTATCAGCGTTTTCTGGAGAATCAGATCCGGCGTGCGTTCGGATTTGCGGGCACACCCATCTGGATCAAGAACCGGGCCCGGAGATAA
- a CDS encoding ATP-dependent DNA helicase yields the protein MTTATQPSLYAFFGPGGLLAKTHPAYEFRRGQLEMAQAVEQALTEKRHLIVEAGTGTGKTLAYLLPVIRAGKRVVISTGTKTLQEQLFYKDIPFLEREAGLGKLRVCYMKGRNNYLCRQKLYDLTDRPVLTGLEQVEHYQLIAAWEKTTETGDRAELAALPEASVLWPRLDARAEACSGQKCPQFDRCFITEMHRRAAESDIIIVNHHLFFADLAIRQIPDRASDVGILPEFAAVIFDEAHELEDVASSYFGVTVSDLRFADLVRDIENTAKLKQAFTPDVKAAAQSLRDRAQFFFALLPPGEGRFAFENRREFLEENGDDYLALLNALGGMASTLEALPERPEEIVRLARRAQELRVQTSFLLESADRNTVFWIDRRSRSEDRRGRGDEKRSRGARESASHVFIQATPIDVSQILRDCLWQDLETSVLTSATLAVSGNFQYLRRRLGLEHVRELVVPSHFDYASQALLYIPPSLPDPRVPQFAPRAAELIRRTLEVTQGRAFCLFTSYAQMRDFHQRLEDQLDFPLLLQGTAPKNALLEEFRQTPGAVLFATSSFWQGVDVQGEQLSCVIIDRLPFAVPADPVVAARIHAIDEEGGNAFFDYQVPSAVITLKQGFGRLIRSLDDRGLLVLLDNRVLRQRYGRIFLESLPPYRRTTEFADVEAFFRERSG from the coding sequence GTGACTACCGCCACGCAGCCTTCGCTCTACGCCTTCTTCGGTCCCGGGGGACTGCTGGCCAAAACGCATCCCGCCTACGAATTTCGCCGCGGACAACTGGAAATGGCGCAGGCGGTCGAGCAGGCGCTGACCGAGAAGCGGCACCTCATCGTCGAAGCCGGCACCGGCACGGGCAAAACGCTGGCCTACCTGCTGCCCGTCATCCGCGCGGGCAAGCGCGTCGTGATCTCCACCGGGACCAAGACTCTGCAGGAACAACTTTTCTACAAGGACATTCCGTTCCTGGAGCGTGAAGCCGGCCTGGGCAAGCTGCGTGTCTGCTACATGAAAGGGCGGAACAACTACCTTTGCCGGCAGAAGCTGTACGACCTCACCGACCGGCCCGTGCTCACCGGCCTGGAACAGGTGGAGCACTATCAGCTCATTGCGGCCTGGGAGAAGACCACGGAGACCGGCGACCGCGCCGAACTGGCCGCGCTGCCGGAAGCGAGTGTGCTGTGGCCGCGTCTCGACGCCCGCGCCGAGGCCTGCTCCGGGCAGAAGTGCCCGCAGTTCGACCGTTGCTTCATCACGGAGATGCACCGCCGCGCCGCCGAAAGCGACATCATCATCGTGAATCATCACTTGTTCTTCGCCGATCTCGCCATCCGCCAGATTCCCGATCGCGCCTCGGACGTCGGCATCCTGCCGGAATTCGCTGCGGTCATCTTCGACGAAGCCCATGAGCTGGAAGACGTGGCGTCCAGCTACTTCGGGGTGACGGTCAGCGACCTGCGCTTCGCCGATCTGGTGCGCGACATCGAGAACACGGCCAAGCTGAAGCAGGCCTTCACGCCGGACGTCAAGGCGGCTGCCCAGAGCCTGCGCGATCGCGCACAATTCTTCTTCGCCCTGCTGCCGCCGGGCGAAGGGCGCTTTGCCTTCGAGAACCGCCGCGAATTCCTGGAGGAGAACGGCGACGACTACCTGGCCCTGTTGAACGCCCTGGGCGGGATGGCTTCGACGCTCGAGGCCCTGCCCGAGCGGCCGGAGGAGATCGTCCGCCTGGCGCGCCGGGCGCAGGAACTGCGGGTGCAGACCAGCTTCCTGCTGGAATCGGCCGACCGCAACACGGTGTTTTGGATCGACCGGCGAAGCCGAAGCGAAGACCGGAGGGGCCGTGGCGACGAGAAACGCTCCCGCGGCGCCCGCGAATCGGCGAGCCACGTCTTTATACAAGCGACTCCCATCGACGTCTCCCAGATCCTTCGCGATTGCCTGTGGCAGGACCTCGAAACCAGCGTGCTCACCTCGGCCACGCTGGCCGTGAGCGGCAACTTCCAATATCTCCGGCGGAGACTGGGGCTCGAGCACGTGCGCGAACTGGTCGTACCGTCACATTTCGACTACGCCAGCCAGGCGCTGCTCTACATCCCGCCTTCGCTGCCCGACCCGCGCGTGCCGCAGTTTGCGCCACGCGCTGCCGAACTGATCCGCCGCACGCTCGAGGTGACTCAAGGCCGCGCCTTCTGCCTATTCACCAGCTACGCCCAGATGCGCGACTTCCACCAGCGCCTGGAAGACCAGCTCGACTTCCCGCTGTTGCTGCAGGGCACGGCTCCCAAGAACGCGCTGCTGGAAGAGTTCCGCCAGACCCCGGGGGCGGTGTTGTTCGCCACCTCCAGCTTCTGGCAGGGAGTGGACGTGCAGGGCGAGCAGCTCAGTTGCGTCATCATCGACCGGTTGCCCTTCGCCGTGCCGGCTGACCCGGTGGTGGCCGCACGCATCCACGCTATCGACGAAGAAGGCGGCAACGCCTTCTTCGACTACCAGGTTCCCTCCGCCGTCATCACCCTCAAGCAGGGCTTCGGCCGCCTGATTCGCTCGCTCGACGACCGCGGCCTGCTGGTGTTGCTGGACAACCGCGTGCTGCGCCAGCGCTACGGCCGCATTTTCCTCGAAAGCCTGCCTCCCTACCGCCGTACCACCGAGTTTGCCGACGTGGAGGCGTTCTTCCGGGAGCGCTCCGGCTGA
- the queD gene encoding 6-carboxytetrahydropterin synthase QueD: MFQVSVEESFAAGHYLRNYRGKCEKPHGHNYRVRITLEGKDLDQAGLLLDFKDLKEVLKNTIERLDHQMMNDLEPFKTLNPSAENLAKYFYECARTRLSMATDNRIRVKEVTVWETDSTTATYFE, from the coding sequence ATGTTCCAGGTGAGCGTGGAAGAGAGCTTCGCGGCAGGCCACTACCTGCGCAACTACCGGGGGAAGTGCGAGAAGCCGCATGGACACAACTACCGGGTGCGCATCACGCTGGAAGGCAAGGACCTCGACCAGGCCGGCCTGCTGCTGGACTTCAAGGACCTGAAAGAGGTTCTTAAGAACACCATCGAACGCCTCGACCATCAGATGATGAACGACCTCGAGCCCTTCAAGACTCTCAATCCCTCCGCCGAGAACCTGGCCAAATACTTCTACGAGTGCGCCCGTACCCGCCTGAGCATGGCCACCGACAACCGCATCCGGGTGAAGGAAGTCACGGTGTGGGAGACGGATAGCACGACAGCTACCTACTTCGAGTAG
- a CDS encoding four helix bundle protein, translating into MAQSYRDLIAWKHAMAPARLVYQTTENLRQNETFGLTAQKRRAAVSIPSNIAEGQARFSKREFAHFLCSARGSLAELETQVILPETWIT; encoded by the coding sequence ATGGCTCAGTCCTATCGAGATCTCATAGCGTGGAAGCACGCGATGGCACCGGCACGCTTGGTGTATCAGACCACTGAGAATCTTCGCCAGAACGAGACCTTTGGCCTTACGGCTCAGAAGCGGCGTGCAGCCGTCTCGATACCCAGCAACATTGCTGAAGGCCAGGCTCGTTTCTCCAAACGGGAGTTCGCGCACTTCCTTTGTAGTGCGCGTGGCTCGCTCGCCGAGCTTGAGACGCAGGTCATTCTGCCAGAGACCTGGATTACCTGA
- a CDS encoding radical SAM protein, whose protein sequence is MQITEIYASLQGESSYTGLPCIFVRLTGCNLRCTWCDSEYTFTGGRRMTVEEVEAEVRRLSPVRLVEITGGEPMLQEKEVLELMRRLLASGYTVLLETSGERPLASVPKEVVKVVDVKCPHSGEPDTFRMENLDALTIRDEVKFVLTDRADYEFARDFIRRHDLPAKAGSVILSPAFRKDAAGPRDASHCLLDPRELAEWMLADGLNVRLGLQAHKFIWPPETKGV, encoded by the coding sequence ATGCAAATCACCGAGATCTACGCCTCCCTGCAGGGCGAGTCCTCCTACACCGGGCTGCCGTGCATCTTCGTGCGCCTGACGGGATGTAATTTGCGGTGTACCTGGTGCGACAGCGAGTACACCTTCACGGGCGGACGTCGCATGACGGTGGAGGAGGTGGAAGCCGAAGTCCGCCGCCTCTCGCCGGTCCGGCTGGTCGAGATCACCGGCGGCGAACCGATGCTGCAGGAAAAGGAAGTCCTGGAACTCATGCGTCGCCTGCTGGCATCCGGGTACACGGTCCTGCTCGAGACCAGCGGTGAGCGCCCGCTGGCCAGCGTGCCCAAGGAAGTGGTGAAGGTGGTGGACGTGAAGTGCCCGCACTCCGGGGAGCCGGACACCTTCCGCATGGAGAATCTGGATGCGCTCACGATTCGCGACGAGGTGAAGTTCGTCCTTACCGACCGTGCGGATTACGAGTTCGCCCGTGATTTCATCCGTCGCCATGACCTTCCCGCGAAGGCCGGCTCGGTGATCCTTTCTCCCGCTTTCCGCAAGGACGCGGCCGGGCCGCGCGATGCCTCCCACTGCCTCCTCGATCCCCGCGAATTGGCCGAGTGGATGCTTGCCGACGGCCTCAACGTGCGCCTGGGCCTGCAGGCCCACAAGTTCATCTGGCCGCCGGAAACCAAGGGTGTCTAG
- the queC gene encoding 7-cyano-7-deazaguanine synthase QueC, which translates to MTQVAKHVESRPGAVVLLSGGMDSCVCAALAARDFDASALHVSYGQRTEERERRAFEGICDRLGIQNRLVIRNTALAAIGGSALTDLALAVPDVTERIGLDIPVTYVPFRNAHFLAAAVSWAEVLGAEKVFIGAVEPDSSGYPDCRPAYYEAFNQLIRTGTRHGRIQVVTPLIHMRKHEIVRLGLELGAPFDLTWSCYSREDRGCGACESCVLRLRAFREAGAQDPIAYLSSVLTHG; encoded by the coding sequence ATGACACAGGTGGCGAAGCATGTCGAGTCGCGTCCGGGGGCCGTGGTCCTGCTCAGCGGCGGCATGGATTCCTGTGTCTGTGCGGCGCTGGCGGCCCGCGACTTTGACGCCTCGGCGCTGCACGTCAGCTATGGCCAGCGTACCGAAGAGAGGGAGCGCCGCGCTTTTGAAGGCATCTGCGACCGTCTGGGCATTCAAAACCGCCTGGTCATTCGCAATACCGCGTTGGCCGCCATAGGGGGCTCCGCCCTCACCGACCTGGCCCTGGCGGTGCCCGACGTGACCGAGCGCATCGGCCTGGATATTCCCGTGACCTACGTCCCGTTCCGCAATGCGCACTTCCTGGCCGCGGCCGTGAGCTGGGCCGAAGTGTTGGGCGCGGAGAAGGTCTTCATCGGCGCGGTCGAGCCGGATAGCTCCGGCTACCCCGACTGTCGCCCGGCGTACTACGAGGCTTTCAATCAGCTCATCCGCACTGGCACCCGCCACGGCCGCATCCAGGTCGTGACGCCGCTCATCCATATGCGCAAGCATGAGATCGTCCGCCTGGGCCTTGAACTGGGAGCGCCCTTCGATTTAACGTGGTCTTGCTACAGTCGCGAGGATCGCGGCTGCGGCGCCTGCGAGAGTTGCGTGCTTCGCCTGCGCGCCTTCCGGGAAGCCGGAGCCCAGGACCCCATCGCGTATCTGTCCAGCGTCCTTACGCACGGATGA
- a CDS encoding tetratricopeptide repeat protein, with product MRTKLMLAALAAVATLAVLPRAQAQMATVKGRCTDEQRQPIVNAIVEYASLDTGRKYNIKTNKSGDYYSIGLQSGKYKVTLYRNEEDQKAGRSLYFFNNVTVTLSGVEGVNTLDFDLAKERATAAPQMTEEQRKQIEEAQKENVKIKNLNDMLAQARAALSSNPPNADQAVALMQQAVAVDPSKDLLWYTLGDSYLAGKHYPEAAEAYQKAIAIKPNGAYYNNLGQALAGSRKVDEAVAAYEAAAAADPAGAGQYYFNMGAVLTNAGRLDAALAAFDKCIAADPGNASAYFQKGSILMGKGTMDKNNKFVAPPGTAEAFNKYLELAPEGPYAENAKQLLQYIGSEIESTYKRSKTTKKN from the coding sequence ATGAGGACCAAACTGATGCTTGCAGCCCTGGCGGCGGTGGCGACGCTGGCCGTCCTGCCCCGCGCCCAGGCCCAGATGGCCACCGTCAAGGGCCGTTGCACCGACGAGCAGCGCCAGCCCATCGTGAACGCCATCGTCGAATACGCCAGCCTGGATACCGGCCGCAAGTACAACATCAAGACCAACAAGAGCGGCGACTACTACTCGATCGGCCTGCAGAGCGGCAAGTACAAGGTCACCCTGTATCGCAACGAGGAGGACCAGAAGGCCGGCCGCAGTCTGTACTTTTTCAACAACGTCACCGTGACCCTGTCGGGCGTGGAGGGGGTCAATACCCTGGATTTCGACCTGGCGAAGGAGCGCGCCACGGCGGCTCCGCAGATGACCGAAGAGCAGCGCAAGCAGATCGAGGAGGCCCAGAAAGAGAACGTCAAGATCAAGAACTTGAACGACATGCTGGCCCAGGCCCGGGCCGCGCTCAGCAGCAACCCTCCCAATGCCGACCAGGCCGTTGCCCTCATGCAGCAGGCCGTCGCCGTGGACCCGTCGAAGGACCTGCTCTGGTACACGCTGGGCGACTCCTATCTCGCGGGCAAGCACTATCCGGAAGCCGCCGAGGCGTACCAGAAGGCGATTGCCATCAAACCGAATGGCGCGTACTACAACAACCTGGGACAGGCGCTGGCCGGCAGCCGCAAGGTGGATGAGGCGGTAGCGGCGTATGAGGCGGCGGCCGCGGCCGATCCCGCGGGCGCCGGCCAATACTATTTCAATATGGGAGCGGTGCTGACCAACGCCGGCCGGCTGGATGCGGCGCTGGCGGCATTCGATAAGTGCATCGCCGCCGACCCCGGCAACGCGAGTGCCTATTTCCAAAAGGGCTCCATCCTGATGGGCAAGGGCACGATGGACAAGAACAACAAGTTCGTGGCGCCGCCCGGCACGGCCGAGGCCTTCAACAAGTACCTGGAACTGGCGCCGGAGGGACCCTACGCCGAGAACGCCAAACAGTTGCTGCAGTACATCGGCTCCGAGATCGAATCCACGTACAAGCGCTCCAAGACCACCAAGAAGAACTGA
- the recG gene encoding ATP-dependent DNA helicase RecG, with amino-acid sequence MLELHTPVQYVRGVGPKVAALLAEKGITTVEDLLYYLPFRYEDRLNPRAIAQLRPGEMATVIGEVRTSGLFRTRRMPIFQMTVAQGRDALQCIWFNAAYLRGKFQPGKRVALYGKVEAAFQGRGRLQLVQPQFEVLDSEGEDPAAASLEVGRIVPIYESAARGKLTSRWFRRVIHGVLENLAAEIPDGVPPAMRDALKLLPRREAFWRVHWPEPATPFEDLQAQRTPAHRRLIFEELFFLEVGLELKRRRLRQQPGISFRLDDKVRQAIKRILPFHPTAAQKRVLGEIARDMERPSPMRRLLQGDVGSGKTIVALEAAIIAIENGCQAALMAPTEILATQHYLAARTLLEKAGYRILLLTGSLDPAEKRSARRHVARGDAQLVIGTHALIEEKVEFARLGLVIVDEQHRFGVLQRFRLMKKPAAAGARQEPEPDVLVMTATPIPRTLALTLYGDLDVSLLDEMPPGRSPIVTRRVSDERSVEVFAFVRRQVHMGHQAYIVYPVIEEKEEQPAADQRGSARMEPTEPEATSKLFPEPAPRLTLKAAVKMYDELRKKILPDLRIGLLHGRLPAEEKEEVMRRFAAGEIDVLVSTTVIEVGVDVSNATVMVVEHAERFGLAQLHQLRGRIGRGAAKSYCILMTGGKITEDAEQRLNAMVRTTNGFEIAELDLELRGPGEFFGTRQAGMPDFRVANLLRDKELLEVARREAARVAAGPAADLSAQDISRVFAHLKAHWQRRYGLVEVG; translated from the coding sequence ATGCTCGAACTGCACACGCCGGTGCAATACGTGCGGGGTGTAGGTCCGAAGGTGGCCGCGCTGCTGGCGGAAAAGGGCATCACCACCGTAGAAGACCTGCTCTACTACCTTCCCTTTCGCTACGAGGACCGGCTCAACCCCCGCGCCATCGCCCAGCTTCGCCCGGGAGAAATGGCCACGGTGATCGGCGAGGTGCGCACCTCCGGCCTATTTCGCACCCGCCGCATGCCCATCTTCCAGATGACTGTGGCCCAGGGACGCGACGCGCTGCAGTGCATCTGGTTCAACGCCGCCTACCTGCGCGGCAAGTTCCAGCCCGGCAAGCGCGTGGCGCTGTACGGGAAGGTGGAAGCCGCCTTCCAGGGCCGCGGCCGCCTGCAACTGGTGCAGCCGCAGTTCGAGGTGCTGGACTCCGAAGGCGAAGATCCCGCCGCGGCTTCGCTGGAGGTGGGACGCATCGTGCCCATTTACGAGTCGGCAGCGCGTGGCAAGCTGACCTCGCGCTGGTTCCGCCGGGTCATTCATGGAGTGCTGGAGAATCTGGCCGCGGAAATCCCCGACGGCGTCCCGCCCGCCATGCGGGATGCCCTGAAGCTCCTGCCGCGCCGCGAAGCCTTCTGGCGCGTCCACTGGCCCGAGCCCGCGACGCCCTTCGAAGACCTTCAGGCCCAGCGCACGCCTGCGCATCGCCGACTGATCTTCGAAGAACTGTTCTTTCTCGAAGTCGGGCTGGAGCTGAAGCGTCGCCGCTTGCGCCAGCAGCCGGGCATCAGCTTCCGGCTCGACGACAAAGTGCGCCAGGCGATCAAGCGCATTCTGCCCTTTCACCCCACTGCGGCGCAGAAGCGGGTGTTGGGCGAGATCGCGCGCGACATGGAGCGCCCCTCGCCCATGCGCCGGCTGTTGCAAGGGGATGTGGGCTCGGGCAAGACCATCGTGGCGCTGGAGGCGGCGATCATCGCCATCGAGAACGGGTGCCAGGCCGCCCTCATGGCGCCCACCGAGATCCTGGCTACGCAGCATTACCTGGCGGCGCGCACCCTGCTGGAAAAGGCAGGCTATCGCATCCTGCTGCTGACCGGTTCGCTCGATCCCGCCGAGAAGCGCTCCGCCCGCCGTCATGTGGCCCGCGGCGACGCCCAACTGGTCATCGGCACCCACGCGCTCATCGAGGAGAAGGTGGAGTTCGCGCGCCTGGGACTGGTCATCGTAGACGAGCAGCACCGGTTCGGCGTGCTTCAGCGCTTTCGCCTGATGAAGAAGCCCGCCGCGGCAGGCGCCCGCCAGGAACCCGAGCCCGATGTGCTGGTGATGACCGCCACGCCCATCCCCCGCACGCTGGCATTGACGCTGTATGGCGATCTCGACGTCAGCCTGCTCGACGAAATGCCGCCGGGCCGCTCGCCCATCGTCACCCGGCGCGTCTCCGACGAGCGCTCCGTCGAGGTGTTCGCCTTCGTGCGCCGCCAGGTGCACATGGGGCACCAGGCCTACATCGTTTATCCAGTCATCGAGGAAAAAGAAGAACAACCAGCCGCGGATCAGCGCGGATCAGCGCGCATGGAACCTACGGAACCGGAGGCGACGTCGAAACTTTTCCCTGAGCCCGCGCCGCGCCTCACGCTCAAAGCCGCGGTGAAGATGTATGACGAGCTGCGCAAGAAGATCCTCCCCGACCTGCGCATTGGCCTGCTGCACGGCCGCTTGCCGGCTGAAGAGAAAGAAGAGGTGATGCGCCGCTTCGCCGCGGGCGAGATTGACGTACTGGTTTCCACCACGGTCATCGAGGTCGGCGTCGATGTCTCGAACGCCACGGTGATGGTGGTGGAGCACGCCGAACGCTTCGGACTGGCCCAGCTTCACCAGTTGCGGGGGCGCATCGGCCGTGGCGCCGCCAAAAGTTATTGCATTCTCATGACCGGCGGCAAGATCACCGAAGATGCCGAGCAGCGCCTGAATGCCATGGTGCGCACCACCAACGGCTTCGAGATCGCCGAGCTGGATCTGGAGCTGCGCGGCCCGGGCGAATTCTTCGGCACCCGCCAGGCCGGCATGCCTGACTTCCGCGTGGCCAACCTGCTGCGCGACAAGGAGCTTCTCGAAGTCGCCCGCCGCGAAGCCGCCCGCGTCGCCGCCGGACCCGCTGCCGACCTTTCCGCGCAGGACATCAGCCGCGTCTTCGCTCACCTGAAGGCCCACTGGCAGAGGCGATACGGATTGGTGGAAGTGGGATAG